Genomic segment of Arctopsyche grandis isolate Sample6627 chromosome 11, ASM5162203v2, whole genome shotgun sequence:
TTTTGAGCTTactttattaaaatcaaaatatgatattaaagaacatgtcatattttaatttgcatGGCGATTTAAATCGCCCTTCAACCTACGTCAAACATATAAAACTGTAAATGACGAATATTGCGATTGCCATTTTTTTCCCGTTCCATTTACAcatattaaattgatattttttattttattttttagttatttaCTTTATGGTCATGGCTTCCAGTACGTATTACAATGTATCAACCTGTGTTACTCTACACAACTGAAGAACACGGTTGTTCGTTAACAACGTTTTACGTCAGAGTGGAACAGCATGAACCTACACTACTCATGATAAAAACTTGCAATAACGAGGTTCGTTGAATTTTCATTCACATCATAACACTTGAATTGTAACGATCGCTTTCACGCTTTGATAATTTTCTCAGGTATTTGGAGCATATTGTTCATCAAGATGGTATGAGCGTAACATGAAAGACGATCGTGGTAATAGACAGGCATATTTTGGCACTGGTGAGACATTCCTTTTCTCACTTTATCCGGATCGGGCAAAATATCCGTGGATTGGATGTGCCGAAGGCTCTGATCGAGTAGGACATGGCGCTGAATTATTCATGGCTGCCGATTCAAAGATGATCACAATAGGCGGAGGGTGAGTTTGACAACAATTATCAAGGATAAAATGATCGTTTTAAAAttgtatctatttttttattttacttcttCAATGTAATTGTAGAGGAGGCCAGGCAATATGGATGGACGAAAACATCAGGTACGGGAAGACTGACCGTTGTCAAACTTTCAACAATCCTCCGCTATGTCCCAGTGGTGATTTCGAAATCAGAGTATTAGAAGTGTACGGTTTTGCCGGTGCCTAAAAAAAACTTGGCAGTTGTGTTCGACCGTTTTTGAATTGattgaaagtattatatgcGCACATACGCGCATACTCGCAAGGATGtgtatctgtatgtacatatgtatttattacatacagaaTTTCGCTTGTTAATTTTTGATTTGTGTAATGATTCcattaaatattcgtatttaaatacaaaaatatatatttacgaaaaatatttaattttattcacttAATATTACCAACGAAGTGTATTATTGTCTTATTCAATTCATCGAATGTatttaatgtttgtttttttttttgtaaatatgttatgtatgtatcgaGAACAAATGTAGATCTAgttatttgttaaattttaagaaTCTTCACTTAAcatcgttattattatttaaaattacgaCAGCCATAATTAAATTGAGTTTATTTTGCAAGATGGCTTTAAGTGATAACTTccattcattatacatatatatatttatttattattgtattctttTAAGTTAAATTGCAACATATATTCATAATTAGAATTAGTAGTTGTGTCTAAAATATCTAACCCGTAtgataatttttgaatattcactccatagttttgtataaaaaatattaattatgtcgtagatgttaaataaattattcatgttGGTTAGATCCTTTAAGCAGAACTACATCCAATGTTATTGGATTGTCGAAAATGtatttcttaatttaaaataatgacaAAAATCTTCCTTGATTGCACTTGTTATGTATTAATGATATTTAAACTGTATCTGCTAAACTATTTCAATCGCTATAATACATAGATTGAtggaaaaaatttcattttagggAAATTTAGCTTTctttaagatttttttgaaaGACTGACTACAAATTatgtttcaaaaaataaaatatttcactaaATTTCAAAGTATTTTGGGTTTTGAAATACACCCTCTTCTTCCTCTTTCCTTAAAGGAAAAACTATCATaagatatttgtatatgtatttttttgttctttatttgtaatgacATCAGAAATATCGCATACCATTCGACAATTAAGCGTGTGGCTGAATAAAGATTTACAAAGGTCAAATTTTGTTGGTCAAACTATGCAGATCGTacaagacaaaaataaatactctATACTATGTTCTACGActaacatttatacatatgtacgtacttattTGAACCCCTTCGACTTTTTTCGCACGATCTTCTGAATAAATATCATTAGAATgtgttatgtatatttatttattttatataaaaaaactaattttgaacaaatatcttGATTCGGCCGCATGCTGTaaccattaatttttatttaatgtgattttatcatttatttcaatacGCTCTGATCACAAAAGgttgatttattttgttaagTTTGATAtgttatgtgtatgtttgtaagtaAATAATCTGTAGTACAacaattatattttagtttatttagtAAAAGAGAAGAGTGAGACATTATTACAAAAAGGAAAAGGGTGATACGCATTGTTACATTTTTTtgtctaaaaatattattttcatttgattcAACAATTCCTCTCATTAGCATTTTTAAGACTAATAGGTTATTGTAAGTTTGAACAAAACATGtgattatttgtatgtacaattgaTTCAATTACCTAATAATATATTGGTGCACAAATTGGTTTGCCAAACAAATTGTATTTgtgtattgttatatttttctatagtctattaaaatttatttctgttTTGATTTAGCTTTACATATAACTGGGGATCAAAAACATTGGCAAACTTATAAGTACgatcatgttttatttttgttaaatgtttaaattttatgagcttgttatttgttcaaaattaaaattatacttacTTGTTCCTTTCCAATGCCTATGActgttttatctattttttttactttatccataTACAAAGTATAATCGATAaagtattgttattttatgtgtGCGCGCGTACGTATGTGagttcataaaaataatgtaaatattatatatttacattcttattatattgaaataatagtATGCCAGTTcagtgaatttttattattataataatagattgTGATAATTATCTCATATCACTTGGTTTTCTTCGGATGCTTAGTTTACTTTAGTTAAGTTACCCCTTAGGACTGTTAATAATTCTAGTCTTAAATTGTATTCTATCGTATAATATATACCTTAATATTTTGTAACTAAAATATTACTCAAATTTATATTCCTCCATTTTAGCTtagctttatttatgtattatatcataATTACATGCAGAGCAATTCTATTATTGCTGTATCTCATTTTTTGTTATATCATCGCtgttatttaaacattatatttatgtatatgcactGAAACCATGATCTTTCATTcccttttatttattaactacgtcaatgtattatattatatttgcatataGTATGAACCAAATGCAAGTATTAACTGAATGTTTATTCCAAAAGTTAACATACAATTACTCACCACATTACGACTcattcaaacaattttttttcaacttgaatcattatattatgtactagtCATTATCTTTGTATGCTCCAATAACTGAATAGTCTTGTTTGAAATTCTTTGAGTTGTGGATAAAAACTGTTTACTTGACTTTTTAATTACCAAATCACCTAAGGTTGGTTGCTTATAAATTAACAATGTTGTGATCAATATTTTCCAATTATGAAGTcctattattatgaaaaaattaagtctGTAAAAATATTCTGTATGTATAGTGCTAGGGAATTAATGAAATTTCACCAATTGACTATTGGATTTGAAATATGGCTTTCGGCTATGATCTATGATCACGTTTTCGCAaggtatttataaatgtataaatccCAATTGTAGACTAGGAATGAAAAGCTTTCATGTTTGAAaacctgtgtatgtatgcaaatcTTTCAATGCTGAatctaaatgtatttaaaatacttaactTTTGGATATAAAATTCCAAGCAAATAATTATTTGTTAGTGAATGTTTGACATGTTTTAGGTGCaatattattacgtatttattataaacatcAATGTTATcagtataatatttaacaattttctGTGTTGTTACATCACTGTTACATTCGAGTAGCGTTAAAAACATTGTCTTGCTACGATtgtgtataattaaaatgtgtataaattatataattgctATACATTCATGTTGATATGTTGCTTATATTACGTaggaaatatatgaaatattattatatactagtttcATTAACCACATTATTAACAATTGTTATGATCCTACATCCTATAAACTTTCTACAGCATTTCAAAACTATTGTATTATGAATCTGGATCTAAAAATtcactaaaattttatatgtatgaatcCAAACAAGTTGAGGTAAATTTTCAAAaccttacaaaaaataaaaacaagtgtggccagtatacatacatatatacctaaaaTTCTGGGTCCCGGAAAATCAGAGTTTtacgaaaacatgatatattttggcaaattagggctaaatcaaacgtactcatgaactcccccctctcgagagctgttcgactgcttaacttactggcacataacttggacctcttcgatgccagttatgttgagttggtggaacacatcctaaatagcacgatataatttttcaatcttatttcttcgtttttattttgtgtacatatttctcacttgatttttattatttttttatgttttttttataatttttattatttgtattataatcacattgacgctttggggcaacctgtcaagtctctttggtattgatttttttttaaataaaataaaataaataaaacatgtatgtatatgacttttttaaaaatgttaaattgtgATATAATTCAAAGGGTTCCCAGAAGAATGCActgaattgcactgaatagtggcgcagtttcgagaaatcctaattttcaaaggcgctcaagaagaacttacgcaatttGTGCATTTATCTGATCACCCATTTAAATCACTTATGATGAACACATTaaattatatctaaaaataatcgattaaaattttataagctaaacattatacatatattgtggatgtttaaaaaaataatcgcgGGGGGGGGGGCCCTAATTTATTTTACTTCACAACAGCTACaaacaatattaaatacatttattatatatttcaattttcaaacttttattttaaaatattgtgtgCTTTTGTTTAGTGACATTTTATTATACGTCAAAGGACCAATATGATAGGACACGGGAGTAAAGAAGCTTCGATTACCAATGATATACCGGATGCCGGTTTGTGTACAAAATGCttagtatttatttacaatcgCGAAGATAAAACTGTTTTTGGTGAAACAGCTGGTGGTTGGTGTATGTTCAATTTAATTCCGTAATGATTTTTCGAATcactcatttaaattttatgaactTAATTGCACGTTTAAAATTTTCAGGCAAACtatgcacatattatattttgtttctcATTCTTCTAATTTGTTTCTtcattttgatattattcatttcGTGGTCGTCGATTAATCAGTATGAGAcgccttttttttcaaaatctaaTTTGCTAATAGACAGCTCTGAAGCaggtgaattttttatttttatactattaattttatttaaatatattctcatacatatttctataaattttcttttttttttagcacTATCAAGTTTTCCTAAAAATCCTAGAACATCTTTGGTTTCATATAAAGAAGCTCAACCAGATGCttacaaatattttactgatattattaaaaaaagactAGAACGTACGTACTATTTTTGATTATAGCTAGAAGTGTCTGGCATTTGCAGTATATCTTGGACCCtaatatattttcatgtaaaaataGACAATGTagcaatttcatattaaaattgggATAATATTGCATATTGAAtcttttttgaaatatatgagataaacaatttcattttttacttaGGTTACACATCTGAAGGCGTTAAGGAATGTGAATCGTCTAACGAAAGGATATTGAAAGTTTACTTATCTGGACATTCAGACAACTCgcaggtatatacatattagtatatatacatattagtatatatatatacatattagtatgtatatgatttaataaaaatatggtacTCATGGTACAGTTGATTTTAAGTTTGATTTCGATGCTACATCTGAATCATAATCATTAAATTGAATTGCATAgtcattatatttgttattatattttagtatctTCATCAAGCATTGTCTTCCGAtaacaatttaaaatcaaaaattgaaaatttaattctgGATTCAAGAAACGAGTCTAATACCGAAGCTGTAACCCATATAAATTATATGCCTCATGCAGGCAATAAGGTTCCTTGCAGATTTAAAATATCTTCTCTCGGACCCTGTTCAAAACCTCCATATGGCTTTGATACGTTTGAACCttgtttttatctaaaaatcaATAAAGTTCTGGATTGGAAGCCAGTTccttttaatacattttctcTACTTCCCGGAAAAGTACCAGAGGACGTTAAAGAGAAAATCGTTAAAACCATTGTTCCTGTAAGCCTTCGAAATACATAATTACTAAAATTAATAGTTTTTGATGAATGAGttatatactaaaatattttcagaaaatatgGACTCACTGTGAAGGTGCTGATGATTGGGATGATACTAACTTCCATGACCTAAAATATTATCCTGAACAGGTATGAAGATATGTATTgcgtatattatacatttactgTCAAATATTATGACTTTATTTTGCTATTATTTTCTATTGTGAATTAAATATGTCGAATGTGTTCTAATATTACAGAGCTTCGATAGTAATTTCTTTCCATATGTAAGGACACCCTTCTATCAGTCTCCATTGGTTGCTGTGCAAATTATCGGTTTAAAAagtgaatgttgtttttaatgtTACGGGTGCTTAATAAAAgatttatatgattatatactttaaattatgcaatttttcagAGAATACGTCAGTAAGTATAGATTGTTTCCTGTGGCTAGATGAAGATTCTAATGTAATAAAAACCAATATCAAGTTTAGACTTGGTCAATGAATACTGGTACATCAGCCGCTCGATTTACGttgcatttatttgtttttgatctTCACTACATGAATtgaacaatgaagtgttgagtaatttttattttatttcaaatgtattgtACGTATTTCCGACAATTTCTTTTTTTGTCAAGTAAATACCTGTGTTAAGATGGTAGTGTATGGATATGAGTGTAAAATGTAGATATAATTCGTTGAtaaattatttctaaaaattaaaacacaattTATATTAATCTATTATCATTTTCTAGAAATGCTCTtgcttaatttatttaataggaCATATcaaatgctaaaaaaatcaacatcaaATGCTTAAAAATTCGATatacaacaataaattaaattattcaatctaTATATACACATCTGAataatttctataaaaaatacttaaacattttaaattcacataaaatgttaaattaaaaacaattttgtattgtacacagtaaataaattacattcaattgcatttttaaaatattaagtataattatttaagtatgtgtttaaaatattcataataaatacatatcaatgatTGAACACATTTTAAGAGTATGGACAATCGTGATAGAAAATCAatcaacaaatacatatgtatatgtatgtatttgtgtacgaTTTTCAATATAAGTTTTTCTTTTATGCTTTCCACTtgcttatttcaaataaatacacaaacatTGAACGACTTTCCCTAatagaattattttaataatatcagaaTTACATTATCATGTGTGGAAACTAGTCTATCATCAACTCGAAATGTACTGATCCTTGGCGATCGCGCTGACTGCCGACATAAATGATATTCTTAGCCCACGCTCTACATTCAATGTTAATGATTCTATtcactgaaaaaaaaacataaaattacaattaaaaattttaactcgTATCGAACAATGGcagatatgatatacatatgcgaGAATTTAACAGGGGACATTTCACAGTGACAAGTGTGCAAATATCTTACATGTCAATATGTAGCCGATATACGATAAGGGCCACACCTAACAAATTGACCTAATTAACGCGCGATCGAGTcaataacaatatacatatatatatatatatatatatatatatatatatatatatatatatatatatatatatatatatatatatatatatatatatatatatatatatatatatatatatatatatatatatatatatatatatatatatatatatatatatatatatatatatatatatatatatatatatatatatttggacGAAATACTCACATGGTGGTCTAACAATTTGAACCGCTATCAACGGACTCAAATATCCAGGCGTGTTTGTGTACGGAAAGTAATACTCGGGAAGGCCGTGAGTCGGAATGTATCGTATTCCATTAGGACCCAATAGCTCCTTGTCGATTGGACTTTCTCCAGAGCAAGTTATCCATACTTGTCTTCTCtaagatcaaaaataataaaatcatttaaattgaaattcgaaCACAGCAGTCCATATTCATGTTATATCATGGGTTAAATACAAGGTAAGCTAGCCTCTATCGCTGCAATTCAAGATGTTCTTTTATGTTAAAAGTTACCTGAAgagatttattttatgttaaaaatacgaaattacattttatttgtaatcttgactagtgattttttaatgctCGTAATTTCATATATCTTTTTTCGGTGTAAAAATCAgactcaaattttttaaaaaagattgttgtggatgtttaaaaatataaatcaaaactatgtatgaatgtgtaaattaaattaaattgacaaTCGGAGAGTTATCTTACTGGTGCTATTTACCATATATATTTAAGTTATgagctttttaaaataaattattttctttatacttcatatttttataataaaagtctAATAATTGAAACTACAGCATATTACTCTCACTTGGGGTAGAAACATATCCCCTCTTTAAGATATAGACAGAACGCatcctataaaaatatatggatactgttgcgtagaggtgggttcagtatccaaatgaaaggccaaagtcgcttcacagcatttattcaacgattcaggaggtccacacgtaaccaccgctcactccagaataatctgatctaccgtgtgtacctccttataaaggacaagttgcacaccacagcttccccgatccatttattgTCTAGGCGCGTAAAGGTCTACCTtggcgagtctattgttctgtgaaaactccagcgtatcctttgttcgggcacttactgagacCCATTAGCTTAATCCggggtttctattgttcaccAACGAAtgtacttagacagtggatactctttcTCATgctcccacgttacaataccaataaatcaaaatttattcaccatgaatcataaaattttagtttgaaattacattacaaggaataaatgaaatgaaatgaataaaaaaaagtttttcgtttgatacaaattcatttgaatgtatttgttaattttaaaatacatatacatgtatttttatcatcaaattaagtaaaattgttattatttttaatgataattcACTTGGTTAAGATATGTATCTCCTACTTAGCGTTCTTGTCTGTACACAGTACCATTTATTAGCCTTTGACGCAAATCCGTATGTTTGCGTATGGCGTTTCATAATACCCCACATCCAATGTATAGCCTCATCGATTCTTATCATACTAATTGGATCGTCGATCAAAAAGATAAGACACCACATGTGAATTGGCGCAAATTGATATGGAGCCCATGAAGGGGGCGACGAAACGATAAAACTAATGAACATGttgaaaaaaactatataatattaaatgtttgTATACTCACTTCTTCGGCAGTTGAATTTCTTATATACTCCTTCAAATCTGGAGGCATCTCTTCGGGAAGATCGTTGGGATCGTCATAGAAATCTGGCACCCAACCATATatctaaaatgaaaatatcattAATTATACATGAATGTTGGTGTAAAACATTAAGGATACATTaattcttttaaatgttattgttTGGATCAAAATCCAAACcagtcacatatacatatatatgattggtataattttttttaacaggaTATATTCATATACTTTAGTGAAAAGCCTTCAGAAATCCTATATATGCACTCTTTTTAATTATTACAGTATATTATTGCTACTATTGCctactatttatgtattaaagaaCTGTGTAAGTTTGCCattacatttttcaaaataatattgattGTGTGGCTTGagcttcttatttatttattttattattataattaatacacaaaaaatgaataaataataacaataacaaataaTGACCAACGTGACCTGATAGGTTGCCCCAATGcatcacaccagtcttacaataaAACAAGAATAGTAAGAAATTAGCAATCATTCATCTAATTCAAATATACACtcatgttgaatctcatgaatattttataggttgtggctatttgcaggtactatatctgcaaattattggctatttgcaggtactatatctgcgaattattggctatttgcaggtactatatctacgacaggcgcaaagccttctgcgcatgcgcgtgaactgtcactgtcagcgtgtttactgttagaattttgttttaaacctcttaaaatttagttcgaactcgtaaagtgacgtagagtaaaaaatataatccaaattagttaatattattaattgttagacaattattatcatatacgacgtataatacctacatacaagtaca
This window contains:
- the LOC143918573 gene encoding uncharacterized protein LOC143918573, whose amino-acid sequence is MIGHGSKEASITNDIPDAALSSFPKNPRTSLVSYKEAQPDAYKYFTDIIKKRLERYTSEGVKECESSNERILKVYLSGHSDNSQYLHQALSSDNNLKSKIENLILDSRNESNTEAVTHINYMPHAGNKVPCRFKISSLGPCSKPPYGFDTFEPCFYLKINKVLDWKPVPFNTFSLLPGKVPEDVKEKIVKTIVPKIWTHCEGADDWDDTNFHDLKYYPEQSFDSNFFPYVRTPFYQSPLVAVQIIGLKSECCF